A single region of the Nocardioides ochotonae genome encodes:
- a CDS encoding SigE family RNA polymerase sigma factor — translation MTRNDEFSEYVAARWPRLVRAAVLLGCSPAEAEDVVQAALMRCLVHWRKVERADDRDAYVHRVLVNTFASSRRRHWTREHATAHMPETPSLDHTVAIDTADAVLRSLDRLNRDQRTAVVLRYYAHLSEQQMAAVLGVATGTVKSRLSRALKVLAEDPHLAELRGTP, via the coding sequence ATGACCCGGAACGACGAGTTCAGCGAGTACGTCGCGGCGAGATGGCCGCGGCTCGTTCGCGCTGCCGTCCTGCTCGGCTGTTCGCCGGCGGAGGCCGAGGACGTGGTGCAGGCGGCGCTGATGCGCTGCCTGGTCCACTGGCGCAAGGTGGAGCGGGCCGATGATCGCGACGCGTACGTGCACCGCGTGCTCGTCAACACCTTCGCCTCTTCGCGCAGGCGGCACTGGACCCGCGAGCACGCCACCGCCCACATGCCCGAGACGCCCAGCCTCGACCACACGGTGGCCATCGACACGGCCGACGCGGTGCTGCGCAGCCTCGACCGGCTCAACCGCGACCAGCGGACGGCCGTGGTGCTGCGCTACTACGCCCACCTGAGCGAGCAGCAGATGGCGGCCGTGCTCGGCGTGGCGACCGGCACCGTGAAGAGCCGCCTGTCGCGGGCGTTGAAGGTCCTCGCCGAAGACCCCCACCTGGCCGAACTGCGAGGCACACCATGA
- a CDS encoding HNH endonuclease signature motif containing protein yields the protein MADHELPDCGTPAAVLAFAQEQRAAAQRAEFGVLEAALAWAVMHPAESISPQAPAAAWVFAEVAVPLGGEGTPLVAEFAPMELGAALGMSNDAARALVGAALELAHRLPRTWAQMRASAVPVWKGRRLAQLTLRLPVEGADFVDRQLAGRVGKVGWAGIERLVDHARAVFDPEGAEKQRREAADGRRFDVHTREATHDGTVRVEGELDLADALDLDTAIRHGAEELAALGSTESLDVRRSMAAGEFARRQLAFDLRGEAGEGAASAVKPRQVVIHVHLSDAAISRDEAGIAHVEETRSIVSTEQVRDWCANPETQVVIKPVIDLDAHHHTDAYAIPDKLTEQTRLAQPVCAFPWCERPARRCDTDHVTAHGDGGPTCSCNLAPLCRRHHRAKTHTAWTYDRTDAATYLWRSPHGLHLVKDRGETRLVTAHPPDE from the coding sequence ATGGCCGACCACGAGCTCCCCGACTGCGGCACCCCAGCCGCCGTGCTGGCGTTCGCGCAGGAGCAGCGGGCTGCGGCCCAGCGGGCGGAGTTCGGGGTCCTGGAGGCCGCCCTGGCCTGGGCGGTGATGCACCCGGCGGAGTCGATCTCGCCGCAGGCGCCGGCCGCGGCGTGGGTCTTCGCTGAGGTGGCGGTGCCCCTGGGTGGTGAGGGGACGCCGCTGGTGGCGGAGTTCGCGCCGATGGAGCTCGGGGCGGCGCTCGGGATGTCGAACGACGCCGCCCGCGCACTGGTCGGTGCCGCGCTCGAGCTGGCGCACCGGTTGCCGCGGACCTGGGCCCAGATGCGTGCCAGTGCGGTTCCGGTGTGGAAGGGCCGCCGACTCGCGCAGCTGACGCTGCGGCTGCCAGTCGAGGGTGCGGACTTCGTGGACCGCCAGCTCGCCGGAAGGGTCGGGAAGGTCGGCTGGGCCGGCATCGAGCGACTCGTCGACCACGCGCGTGCGGTCTTCGACCCCGAGGGCGCGGAGAAGCAGCGCCGCGAGGCCGCGGACGGCCGCCGCTTCGACGTCCACACCCGCGAGGCGACCCACGACGGCACGGTCCGGGTGGAGGGCGAGCTCGACCTGGCCGATGCCCTCGACCTGGACACCGCGATCCGCCACGGCGCCGAGGAGCTCGCCGCGCTCGGGTCGACGGAGTCGTTGGACGTGCGCCGCTCGATGGCCGCCGGGGAGTTCGCCCGACGCCAGCTCGCCTTCGACCTGCGGGGCGAGGCCGGTGAGGGCGCCGCGTCGGCGGTCAAGCCCCGCCAGGTCGTCATCCACGTCCACCTCTCCGACGCTGCGATCTCCCGTGATGAGGCCGGGATCGCGCACGTCGAGGAGACCCGGTCGATCGTGTCGACCGAACAGGTCCGCGACTGGTGCGCCAACCCCGAGACCCAGGTGGTGATCAAGCCGGTCATCGACTTGGATGCCCATCACCACACCGACGCCTACGCGATCCCTGACAAGCTCACCGAGCAGACCCGTCTGGCCCAGCCGGTGTGCGCGTTCCCGTGGTGCGAACGCCCGGCCCGCAGGTGCGACACCGACCACGTCACTGCCCACGGTGACGGTGGCCCGACCTGCAGTTGCAATCTGGCGCCGTTGTGCCGGCGACATCATCGGGCGAAGACCCACACGGCGTGGACCTATGACAGGACCGACGCCGCGACGTACCTCTGGCGATCCCCGCACGGGCTGCACCTGGTCAAGGACCGCGGCGAGACCCGGCTCGTCACCGCACATCCGCCGGACGAGTAG
- a CDS encoding lysophospholipid acyltransferase family protein has protein sequence MLYRALHSIVPPLARAVWRPTVRGLENVPRTGPVILASNHLSFVDSVVIPVVVPRTVVFLAKSDYFTGTGVSGAISRAWFEGLGMLPVDRDDSRAAIASLDTALEVLGRGEAFGIYPEGTRSRDGRLYRGRTGVAHLALTAGCPIVPVGLVGTERVQPVGARLPRIVPITVEFGRPIEVAGRFEGIPLGKARRQLTDEVMSAVQALSGQEYAGVYNERTPEV, from the coding sequence GTGCTCTACCGCGCCCTCCACTCGATCGTCCCGCCACTCGCCCGCGCGGTCTGGCGTCCGACGGTCCGGGGCCTGGAGAACGTCCCGCGCACCGGCCCGGTGATCCTGGCCAGCAACCACCTCAGCTTCGTCGACTCCGTCGTGATCCCGGTGGTCGTGCCGCGCACCGTGGTGTTCCTGGCGAAGTCCGACTACTTCACCGGCACCGGCGTCTCCGGGGCGATCAGCCGGGCCTGGTTCGAGGGGCTCGGCATGCTCCCGGTGGACCGCGACGACTCCCGCGCCGCGATCGCCAGCCTGGACACCGCGCTGGAGGTGCTCGGCCGTGGCGAGGCGTTCGGCATCTATCCCGAGGGCACCCGCTCGCGCGACGGTCGTCTCTACCGCGGGCGCACCGGCGTCGCCCACCTCGCGCTCACCGCCGGCTGCCCGATCGTCCCGGTCGGCCTGGTCGGCACCGAGCGGGTCCAGCCGGTCGGCGCGCGGCTGCCCCGGATCGTGCCGATCACCGTGGAGTTCGGCCGCCCTATCGAGGTGGCCGGCCGCTTCGAGGGGATCCCCCTGGGCAAGGCCCGGCGCCAGCTCACCGACGAGGTGATGAGCGCCGTGCAGGCGCTGAGCGGTCAGGAGTACGCCGGGGTCTACAACGAGCGGACGCCCGAGGTCTGA
- a CDS encoding SCO7613 C-terminal domain-containing membrane protein — MPRFYDPTTCPECAAPIGPAPSQCGACALPLTGPLAVQLQATLRHADMLLIALRRSPAPAPAPAPAAYPAYPATASSTPRRTGVRAASVPAVLLSLGALCLLVAAVTFLAVAWSWLGIGGRTGVLLALTAGSAGAGAWAAHRGLRTAAESLSTVALGLLALDVLGAAAAGWLAGSSGAQTLAAVGAALAVGGWVLLLPPARLVAPQLAVPAGISVCALGTAVDTGWVRPVALVAVLLLLAVVALARRTGTAPLATAASLAAVPAWLALLGAGLARGLDDPALGALWTSSTGPVLLLTAALPLLGIVVVPGHRLLEQVCAATSAVTLTGVLLLPVLDEPASTAAAAALGALLVWSGLLARAPRRWATAPLVAAVTAALPVTVVVLTLLTAATARSLSGLALFGSPASAPLPAVSLPLAPALLIPSVAGLALAALAAAPGLRDRRALAPGALVLALAGAGTVALESADRWPVVVALLVPGAVAGALGLRRGRTTWQVTGVVVLAAAVLVGLPSAALAAGALLLLGALTGTMTAQDRVPGPAVLPPAAGLLVLAVGDLAGAHLDLVSLVVLLVLGLLALARPRLELLVSAAALAVPVASAGVLAAPDQSWSLAVHLCVSGALVTGVALVHARRELGAVGGVLLAAATWVRLADLGVGTPEAYTLPSAIVLALLGLRAMRHDPSVPSTRVLLPGLVLGTVPTLLVVLASDPVSLRAALLGLACLVLVLGGAHLRWQAPFAVGAVAGLLVVLRELAPYAAAPPQWLLIAAAGTVLSVVGITWERRVADLRRAAAYAGRFR, encoded by the coding sequence ATGCCTCGCTTCTACGACCCCACGACCTGCCCGGAGTGCGCCGCGCCGATCGGGCCGGCGCCCTCGCAGTGCGGCGCGTGCGCGCTGCCCCTGACCGGGCCGCTCGCCGTGCAGCTGCAGGCCACGCTGCGCCACGCCGACATGCTGCTGATCGCGCTCCGTCGCAGCCCCGCACCCGCCCCGGCACCCGCACCCGCGGCGTACCCGGCGTATCCGGCAACCGCCTCGAGTACGCCGCGCCGCACCGGCGTCCGCGCCGCGTCCGTGCCCGCGGTCCTGCTGTCGCTGGGCGCGCTCTGCCTGCTGGTGGCCGCGGTGACCTTCCTGGCCGTCGCCTGGTCGTGGCTGGGCATCGGCGGGCGCACCGGCGTACTGCTCGCCCTCACCGCAGGGAGCGCGGGGGCCGGCGCCTGGGCGGCACACCGCGGCCTGCGGACGGCCGCCGAGTCTCTCAGCACCGTCGCCCTCGGGCTGCTCGCGCTCGACGTCCTCGGCGCGGCGGCGGCCGGCTGGCTGGCCGGGAGCTCCGGCGCCCAGACCCTCGCCGCCGTGGGCGCGGCGCTCGCCGTGGGCGGGTGGGTGCTGCTGCTGCCGCCCGCGCGGCTGGTGGCCCCGCAGCTGGCGGTACCGGCCGGGATCTCGGTGTGCGCCCTCGGGACCGCGGTGGACACCGGCTGGGTGCGCCCGGTCGCGCTCGTCGCGGTGCTCCTGCTCCTCGCCGTCGTGGCGCTCGCCCGCCGCACCGGTACGGCGCCGCTCGCGACCGCAGCTTCGCTGGCGGCGGTGCCCGCCTGGCTCGCCCTCCTCGGAGCGGGCCTCGCCCGCGGACTGGACGACCCGGCCCTCGGCGCGCTCTGGACGAGCTCGACGGGACCCGTCCTGCTCCTCACCGCCGCCCTCCCGCTGCTGGGGATCGTGGTCGTGCCGGGCCACCGCCTGCTCGAGCAGGTGTGCGCGGCGACCAGCGCCGTGACGCTGACCGGCGTGCTCCTGCTGCCCGTGCTCGACGAGCCCGCCTCGACCGCGGCCGCGGCAGCGCTCGGCGCCCTTCTCGTCTGGAGCGGCCTGCTGGCCCGGGCCCCGCGCCGCTGGGCGACCGCACCCCTGGTCGCCGCGGTCACCGCGGCCCTCCCCGTCACGGTGGTCGTGCTGACGCTCCTGACAGCGGCCACCGCCCGGTCCCTGTCCGGCCTCGCCCTCTTCGGCTCCCCCGCCTCCGCGCCGCTGCCCGCGGTATCCCTCCCCCTGGCGCCGGCGCTGCTGATCCCCTCCGTCGCGGGCCTCGCGCTGGCCGCGCTCGCGGCGGCGCCGGGGCTGCGCGACCGTCGTGCCCTCGCCCCGGGCGCGCTGGTCCTCGCCCTCGCCGGCGCGGGCACCGTCGCCCTCGAGAGCGCCGACCGGTGGCCGGTCGTCGTCGCCCTGCTCGTGCCGGGTGCGGTGGCCGGGGCACTCGGCCTCCGCCGCGGTCGTACGACGTGGCAGGTGACGGGCGTCGTCGTGCTGGCCGCCGCGGTGCTCGTGGGCCTGCCGAGCGCGGCCCTGGCCGCGGGCGCGCTGCTGCTCCTCGGGGCGCTCACCGGAACCATGACCGCGCAGGACCGGGTCCCGGGCCCCGCGGTCCTGCCGCCGGCGGCCGGGCTGCTGGTGCTGGCCGTCGGCGACCTCGCCGGCGCCCACCTCGACCTGGTGAGCCTGGTGGTCCTGCTGGTCCTCGGGCTGCTCGCCCTGGCCCGGCCCCGCCTCGAGCTGCTCGTGTCGGCCGCGGCGCTCGCGGTGCCCGTCGCGTCCGCCGGGGTGCTCGCCGCGCCCGACCAGTCGTGGTCCCTGGCGGTGCACCTGTGCGTCTCGGGCGCCCTGGTCACCGGTGTCGCCCTGGTCCACGCCCGGCGCGAGCTGGGCGCGGTGGGCGGCGTGCTGCTCGCCGCAGCGACCTGGGTGCGGCTGGCCGACCTCGGGGTGGGCACGCCGGAGGCCTACACCCTGCCCAGCGCGATCGTGCTGGCGCTCCTCGGCCTCCGGGCGATGCGCCACGACCCGAGCGTGCCGAGCACCCGCGTGCTCCTGCCCGGGCTGGTGCTGGGCACCGTCCCGACGCTGCTGGTGGTGCTGGCCAGCGACCCGGTCTCGCTGCGCGCGGCCCTCCTCGGCCTCGCCTGCCTGGTGCTCGTCCTGGGCGGGGCCCACCTGCGCTGGCAGGCGCCGTTCGCCGTCGGCGCGGTCGCCGGACTGCTGGTGGTGCTGCGCGAGCTGGCGCCGTACGCCGCCGCGCCGCCGCAGTGGCTGCTCATCGCCGCCGCCGGCACCGTGCTGAGCGTCGTCGGCATCACCTGGGAGCGACGCGTCGCCGACCTGCGCCGGGCCGCGGCGTACGCCGGCCGGTTCCGCTGA
- a CDS encoding DoxX family protein — MNVHTTPRGQRHGNGSLADQSQVQPELVAPDTPGARAARYVGAVLRISLGWVFLWAFLDKLFGLGFATERDASWINGGSPTEGFLSFGTSGPFADAFQSLAGHTVVDVAFMVGLAGIGLALMLGIGVRIAAVSGALMLVLMWAAALWPANNPFMDDHLIYAGLLVMLALLDSGRTLGLGRLWSSLPLVQRHRWLI; from the coding sequence ATGAACGTCCACACCACCCCCCGAGGTCAGCGGCACGGCAACGGCTCGCTCGCCGACCAGAGCCAGGTCCAGCCCGAGCTGGTCGCCCCCGACACCCCCGGCGCCCGCGCCGCCCGCTACGTCGGTGCCGTGCTCCGCATCAGCCTCGGCTGGGTCTTCCTGTGGGCCTTCCTCGACAAGCTGTTCGGCCTCGGCTTCGCCACCGAGCGCGACGCGTCGTGGATCAACGGCGGCAGCCCGACCGAGGGCTTCCTCTCCTTCGGCACCTCCGGCCCGTTCGCCGATGCGTTCCAGAGCCTCGCCGGGCACACCGTCGTCGACGTCGCGTTCATGGTCGGTCTCGCCGGCATCGGCCTGGCGCTGATGCTCGGCATCGGTGTCCGGATCGCCGCCGTCTCCGGGGCCCTGATGCTGGTGCTCATGTGGGCCGCCGCGCTCTGGCCGGCGAACAACCCCTTCATGGACGACCACCTCATCTACGCCGGCCTGCTGGTGATGCTGGCCCTCCTCGACAGCGGACGCACCCTCGGCCTCGGTCGCCTCTGGTCCAGCCTGCCGCTGGTGCAGCGCCACCGCTGGCTGATCTGA
- a CDS encoding MGMT family protein — translation MRHPEDYVEAVLSLVEQVPPGRVTTYGAIAAALGRYGPRRVGAVMAEHGAAVPWWRVVRADGTVPPGLAARAREHHLAEGTPYRSSGAVDLRIARWPDLDPAPRGQ, via the coding sequence GTGCGTCATCCCGAGGACTACGTCGAGGCCGTGCTGTCGCTCGTCGAGCAGGTGCCGCCCGGCCGGGTCACGACGTACGGCGCGATCGCGGCGGCGCTCGGGCGCTACGGGCCGCGCCGGGTCGGTGCGGTGATGGCCGAGCACGGGGCCGCGGTGCCGTGGTGGCGCGTGGTCCGCGCGGACGGCACGGTGCCCCCGGGGCTGGCGGCGCGGGCGCGCGAGCACCACCTGGCCGAGGGCACGCCGTACCGGTCCTCGGGGGCGGTCGACCTCCGCATAGCCCGTTGGCCGGACCTAGACCCCGCGCCCCGCGGGCAGTAG
- the moeZ gene encoding adenylyltransferase/sulfurtransferase MoeZ, protein MSFTPLVEPADELTIDEVRRYSRHLIIPDVGMTGQKRLKNAKVLVIGAGGLGSPALLYLAAAGVGTIGIAEFDEVDESNLQRQIIHGQSDIGRPKAESARDAIQEANPYVNVVVHNERLDNDNVLQVFEGYDLIVDGTDNFATRYMVNDAAYFLKIPYVWGSIYRFDGQASVFWPHATDENGESVDAPCYRCLYPEPPPPGMVPSCAEGGVLGVLCASIGSIQVNEAIKLLTGIGDPIVGKLMIYDALEMEYRKLRVRKDPNCALCGEHPTVTGLIDYETFCGAISDEAADAAAGSTISVVQLEQMLKEREEGTRDFVLVDVREPNEYEINKIPGSVLIPKGEFLNGSALEKLPSDKQVVMHCKSGVRSAETLAIVKGAGFADAVHVGGGVVAWVNQIDPSQPSY, encoded by the coding sequence GTGTCCTTTACTCCCCTGGTGGAGCCGGCGGACGAGCTGACCATCGACGAGGTGCGTCGCTACAGCCGCCACCTGATCATCCCCGACGTCGGCATGACCGGGCAGAAGCGGCTGAAGAACGCCAAGGTGCTGGTCATCGGCGCCGGCGGCCTGGGCAGTCCCGCGCTGCTCTACCTGGCCGCGGCCGGCGTCGGCACGATCGGCATCGCCGAGTTCGACGAGGTCGACGAGTCCAACCTGCAGCGCCAGATCATCCACGGCCAGAGCGACATCGGGCGCCCCAAGGCGGAGTCGGCACGCGACGCCATCCAGGAGGCCAACCCCTACGTCAACGTCGTGGTGCACAACGAGCGCCTCGACAACGACAACGTGCTTCAGGTCTTCGAGGGCTACGACCTCATCGTCGACGGCACCGACAACTTCGCGACGCGCTACATGGTCAACGACGCGGCGTACTTCTTGAAGATCCCCTACGTCTGGGGATCGATCTACCGCTTCGACGGTCAGGCGTCGGTCTTCTGGCCGCATGCGACCGACGAGAACGGCGAGTCCGTGGACGCCCCGTGCTACCGCTGCCTCTACCCCGAGCCGCCGCCGCCGGGCATGGTCCCCAGCTGCGCCGAGGGCGGCGTGCTCGGCGTGCTGTGCGCCTCGATCGGCTCGATCCAGGTCAACGAGGCGATCAAGCTGCTCACCGGCATCGGCGACCCGATCGTCGGCAAGCTGATGATCTATGACGCCCTGGAGATGGAGTACCGCAAGCTGCGCGTCCGCAAGGACCCGAACTGCGCGCTGTGCGGTGAGCACCCCACCGTCACCGGCCTGATCGACTACGAGACCTTCTGCGGGGCGATCTCCGACGAGGCCGCCGACGCCGCTGCGGGCTCGACGATCTCGGTGGTCCAGCTCGAGCAGATGCTCAAGGAGCGCGAGGAGGGCACGCGGGACTTCGTCCTCGTCGACGTCCGCGAGCCCAACGAGTACGAGATCAACAAGATCCCCGGCTCGGTGCTGATCCCCAAGGGCGAGTTCCTCAACGGCTCCGCGCTGGAGAAGCTGCCCTCCGACAAGCAGGTCGTCATGCACTGCAAGAGCGGTGTGCGCTCGGCCGAGACGCTGGCGATCGTGAAGGGCGCCGGCTTCGCCGACGCCGTCCACGTCGGTGGCGGCGTGGTCGCCTGGGTCAACCAGATCGACCCCAGCCAGCCGTCGTACTGA
- a CDS encoding TetR/AcrR family transcriptional regulator, with the protein MPRRERRAQLLGAALEVFVAQGYHAAAMDDIAERAGVSKPVLYQHFPGKLDLYLALLDASCDTIIDNCRRALEVSHDNKVRVAAAIDAFYDYVASESGAFKLVFESDLTSEPAVREHTERVTTECAAMIAEVITEDTDLPQPAARLLAVSLVGMAQVSARFWLAEAGGISRPDAAALVAGLAWRGIRGYPRTD; encoded by the coding sequence ATGCCGCGCCGCGAGCGACGCGCCCAGCTCCTCGGGGCCGCACTCGAGGTGTTCGTGGCACAGGGCTACCACGCCGCCGCGATGGACGACATCGCCGAGCGGGCGGGGGTCTCCAAGCCGGTGCTCTACCAGCACTTCCCCGGCAAGCTCGACCTCTACCTCGCGCTGCTCGACGCCTCGTGCGACACGATCATCGACAACTGCCGCCGTGCGCTGGAGGTCAGCCACGACAACAAGGTCCGCGTCGCGGCCGCGATCGACGCCTTCTACGACTACGTCGCCAGCGAGTCCGGCGCCTTCAAGCTGGTCTTCGAGTCCGACCTGACCAGCGAGCCCGCGGTGCGCGAGCACACCGAGCGGGTGACCACCGAGTGCGCCGCGATGATCGCGGAGGTCATCACCGAGGACACCGACCTGCCGCAGCCCGCCGCGCGCCTGCTCGCCGTCTCCCTGGTCGGAATGGCCCAGGTCTCCGCGCGGTTCTGGCTCGCGGAGGCCGGCGGCATCTCGCGTCCCGACGCCGCGGCGCTCGTGGCCGGGCTCGCCTGGCGCGGCATCCGCGGGTACCCCCGCACCGACTGA
- a CDS encoding DUF3107 domain-containing protein, translating to MEVKIGVQHAPRELVVDTDVTGDHVQELLAQALAADSVFTLTDVKGRTIIVPAAKVAYLEVGSSVVGQVGFRG from the coding sequence GTGGAGGTCAAGATCGGCGTGCAGCACGCGCCCCGCGAGCTCGTCGTGGACACCGACGTCACCGGCGACCACGTCCAGGAGCTCCTGGCCCAGGCGCTGGCGGCCGACTCCGTCTTCACCCTGACCGACGTCAAGGGCCGCACCATCATCGTCCCGGCCGCGAAGGTCGCCTACCTCGAGGTCGGCTCCAGCGTCGTCGGCCAGGTCGGCTTCCGCGGCTGA